From Triticum aestivum cultivar Chinese Spring chromosome 7B, IWGSC CS RefSeq v2.1, whole genome shotgun sequence:
tgtagtctttggaacccacttgaccaaggccttgggagcttcttcaaatgcatcaatctcctcttgaagcttgtccttgcctttttgcttgtggtcttgtggtggaagatcatcttgagcttgtgttcatTGGAAAgaggtaggatcatacttctcttgttggggaacaaactttatcttggggtattgatcttcttcccactcaactccattggcattgaactttcgttcaaaaccaacaccttgattcttccagtgtcttccttgcttgcgtacaatttcctcaaattgcttacttccggcaaggctcttgtaaacacctttctctataattcccttcaataagctattttcttgctcaagtgtaacttggctaagagaatcgttagtggaatcaagagaactactagaagcaacaatattggacttagcatgattattgttactactagatgaagaatctttcttactcttgttgctagattttacttgtggcatgtaagtagacaagagaaAACGCTTGGTaacgtaagaagaacttttcttgcaaagatcatcattgattgcttttaagaactcatgctcttgctcaaggttgagcttttcaaagcgtagcttctcatgagtctttaaaagttcttgatgatcttccaaggtagtttcatgagctaacttcagagtgtttagttctttagttagacgctcaatctccttcttatcattgtcattcgttttatcttgattagcatgattaatagcaagttcatcatagttttcataactagagttgtcaataagtaaatcatcatctcctagcaaatcatcttcatcactattgaaatcaatatacttggggtgtgatacctttgggcctttagccatgaagcatcttccaattccttcatttggtgagtcaaatatgtcataggagttggttgacacaagtgctagaccagcaacaccttcatcttgagtatattcggagtcagagtgataacttctttcagagtgatggtcggagtcggagtcggatacccattcaccaacgtgagcttgatgtcttcatttggtgtagatctttgatgatttgtccttcctttctgaatccttgcttcttcgagaggttcttcgttcataacgatcatctctactccttctctcttttggtggtgattcttctcttatacttcttcttttaggagaatcttctcttattttgtagggagccgtacactcattgaagtagtgtccgtgtcttccacaattgtagcaattacattcacgacttgaagatcttttgtcattgtaggaccttgacttggaacttctttccttgcttctactcttgtagaacttgttgaaattcttcaccattaggctcaattcttcattgaagacctgtttctcacttgatgacgtgggagcatcacatgaggctttgcaagcaccacttgacttgttgtgaagctcttccttatccttgagtgacatctcatgcgcaacaattcttccaatgacttccgtttgcttgagatctttgtaattgggcatcatttggatcaatgtgcacacaatatcatattttccatccaaggctcttaggatcttcttgatgatgaatctatcgtcatctcttcactccctaagccggcaatctcatttgtgatgagagcaagcctagagtacatttcagcaacaccttcaccatccttcattttgaacttgtcaagttgactttgaagcacatccaatttggattccttgacggagtcggtaccttcgtgcatatcaaccaaagtatcgcaaatttcctttgcattctcaagacggctgattttattgaattcttcggggcacaatccgttgaagagaatatcacaagcttgagcattgtattgcagtatcttcaactcttccgaggtagcttcacggttcggttctctcccatcaaagaattcaccttgcaagccaatacacacaatggcccaaacggcggggttatgtccaagaatatgcattttcatcttatgcttccaactagcaaaattagtaccatcaaagtaggacctctacggtggtaatttccctcgctagacaccatactctcctaggttgtgaaaccaaggctatgatcaccaaaagctatggaaatcaaggcaaatggagaccgtagctctgataccacttgtaggatcgaaagtatgtctagaggggggtgattagactacttgaccaaataaaaatctagccatttcccagttttaagtcttggcaggttttagcaacttagcactagtcaagcaaccaacctacacatgcaagtctaagagtatagcagcggaatgtaaaacattgcaaatgaaggtaaatggaggagtttggagggagcaaacgcaaatgtagacacggagatttttggcgtggttccaataggtggtgctatcatacatccacattgatggagacttcaacccatgaagggtaacggttgcacgagtccacggagggctccacccagaagggtccacaaagaagcaaccttgtctatcccaccatggtcgtggcccacaaaggacttgcctcactagggtagatcttcacaaagtaggcgatctccttgcccttacaaactccttggttcaactccacaatctcgacAGAGGCTCCAAAGTGAcacataaccaatctaggagacaccactctccaaaaggtaatagatggtgtgttgatgatggactccttgctcttgtgcttcaaatgatagtctccccaacactcaactctctctctctcagatttggacttggtggaaagatgatttgagtggaaaccaacttggagaaggctagagatcaagattcatatggttggaatggaatatcttgacctcaacacatgagtaggtggctctctctcataaaatgtatgatggaagtgtaggcatgttctgatggctctctccacgaatgaagagtggatggaggggtacatatagcctccacacaaaagctaaccgttacacacaaatcaccaaactcggtgggaccgaataacgAAACTCGGTAGACCgatctagttcaaaatgtgaacgttaggctttttggtgggaccgacatgtcaactcggtggggacgatttcattagggttagggcataacgtaatctcggtgagaccgattacacaaactcggtgggaccaattttggtaataaactgacagagagttggtcaggcaaactcggtgggaccgattcgctcatctcggtgagaccgaaatgttacgaaagggaaacagggagtttgtattgcgaactcagtgggaccaatcactcatctcggttggactgaaacgttatgaagggagacagagagtttgcaatcccatctcggtgagaccgatatccctataggtaagaccgaaatgactagggttttgtggcagtggctatgacaactgaactcggtggcgctagatagaaggttttggtggggccgagtttgacttttggtttgggacatatgtggatatgagaaagtggttgagggtttttggagcatatcactaagcattttgagcaagtaagccattaagtaacacctcatccccttttaatagtattggcttttcctatggactcaatgtgaccttggatcactaaaagtaaaatgtagagtcttgagcttgagccaatatatgtccttagcattttgaggggtccacattcctaatccatgccatgccaatcattgagctttcctgaaatatttatcttgaaatagcaatggctcaatgagctatatgttgttaggaattaccaaaatcacccagggatagttgcactttcagatacaccttctatcacagatccgaaggcaagatatgcgttgctaagaatgaatcctttctagagaaggagtttctctcgaaagaagtgagtgggaggaaagtagaacttgatgaggtaattgtaccttctctcaaattggaaagtagttcatcacagaaatcagttccagtgattccaacaccaattagttaggaagctaatgatgatgatcatgaaacttctgatcaagttactaccaaacctcgtaggtcaaccagagtaagatccgcaccagagtggtactataatcctgttctggaggtcatgttacttgagcaagacaaacctacgaactatgaggaagcgatgatgagcccagattccgcaaaatggcttgaggccatgaaatctgagatgggatccatgtatgagaacaaagtgtggactttggttgacttgcccgatgattggcaagccatagagaataaatggatcttcaagaagaagactgatgctgacggtaatgttactgtctacaaagcttgacttgttgcgaaaggttttcgacaagttcaaggagttgactatgatgagaccttctcacccgtagcgatgcttaagtccgtccgaatcatgttagcaattgccgcattttatgattatgaaatttggcaaatggatgtcaaaactgcattccttaatggatatcgtaaagaagaattgtatatgatgcaaccagaaggttttgtcgatccaaaaggtgctaacaaagtgtgcaagctccagcgatccatttatggactggtgcaagcatctcggagttggaatatacgctttgatagtgtgatcaaagcatatggttttatacagacttttggagaagcctgtatttacaagaaagtgagtgggagctctgtagcatttctgatattatatgtggatgacgtattgttgatcggaaatgatactaaatttctggataacataaaaggacacttgaataagaatttttcaatgaaagacctcgatgaagctgcttatatattgggcatcaagatctatatagatagatcaagacgcttaattggactttcacaaagcacataccttgataaagttttgaagaagttcaaaatggatcaagcaaagaaagggttcttgcatgtgttacaaggtgtgaagttgagttagactcaatgctcgaccacttcagaagatagagagaaaatgaaagtcattccctatgcctcaaccataggttctatcatgtatgcaatgatgtgtaccagacctgatgtgtgccttgctattagtttaggagggaggtaccaaagtaatccaggagtggatcactagagagtggtcaagaacatcctgaaatacctgaaaaggactaaggatatgtttctcgtttatggaggtgacaaagagctcgtcgtaaacggttacgtcgatgcaagctttgacactgatccggatgactctaagtcacaaaccagatacgtatttatattgaatggtggagctgtaagttggtgcagttccaagcagagcgtcgtggcgggatctaagtgtgaagcggagtacatagctgcttcggaagcagcaaatgaaggagtctagatgaaggagttcatatcgatctaggtgtcatacctagtgcatcgggtccaatgaaaatcttttgtgacaatactggtgcaattaccttggcaaaggaatccagatttcataagagaaccaagcaaattaagagacgcttcaattccatccgtgatcaagtaaaggagggagacatagagatttgcaagatacatacggatctgaatgttgcagacccgttgactgagcctctctcacgagcaaaacatgatcaacaccaagactccatggttgttagaatcattactgtgtaatctagattattgactctagtgcaagtgggagactgaaggaaatatgccctagaggcaataataaagttgttatttatatttccttatatcatgataaatgtttattattcatgctagaattttattaaccagaaacttagtacatgtgtgaatacatagacaaacagagtgtccctagtatgcctctactagactagctcgttaatcaaagatagttaagtttcctagccatagacatgtgttgtcatttgatgaacgtgatcacatcattagagaatgatgtgatggacaagacccatctgttagcttagcactatgatcttttagtttattgttatcgctttcttcatgacttatacatgttcctatgactatgagattatgcaactcccgaataccggaggatcgctgagtgtgctatcaaacgtcactaggtaactgggtgattataaagatgctctacaggtgtctccgatggtgtttgttgagttagcatagattgagattaggatttgtcactccgattgtcggagaggtatctctcggccctctcggtaatgctcatcactataagccttgcaagcaatgtgactaatggtttAGTTGtggggtgatgcattacggaatgagtaaagagacttgttggtaacgagattgaactaggtatgatgataccgaagatcgaatctcgggcaagtaacatacggtgacaaggggaacaacgtatgttgttatgcggtttgaccgataaagatcttcgtagaatatgtgggagccaatatgagcatccaggttccactattggttattgaccggagatgtgtctctgtcatgtctacatagttctcgaacccgtagggtccgcatgcttaacattcgatgacgatttgtattatgagttatgtgatttgacgtaccaaagtttgttcggagtcccgatgaaatcacggacatgacaaggagtctcgaaatggtcgagacataaagattcatatattggaaggttacattcggacaccggaatggttcgggtcgtttcggatgagtttcggagtactGGACCCCctcggaagttattgggcctcatgggcctagtggtggaagagaggaggcaggccaaggagtggcgcgcgccccctagcccaaaccgagttggactagggttgggggggggctttccttctcttctcctcctcctccccccttctccttgtgggaataggaaaggggggatcctAATTGGCATAGGACTCCCCCTGGGCATGCCACAccttggtcggcctcctcctccccaccccctttatatacgtgggaggggggcaccccaaaggcaggccaaagtttctcttagccgtgtgcggtgcccccctccacagaaacacacctcggtcatatcgtcatagtgcttaggcgaagccctgtgccggtaacttcatcatcaccgtcaccacgccgtcgtgctgacagaactctccctcggccacaactggatcaagagtacgagggacgtcgtcgagctgaacgtgtgctgtacatggaggtgccgtatgttcggtgctaagatcggtcggatcgtgaggacgtacaactacatcaaccgcgttgataaacgcttccactttcggtctacaagggtacgtggacacactctccccgctcattgctatgcttctcctagatagatcttgcgtgatcgtaggaatttttttgaaatactacgttccccaacacatcgtTCCCTCCATTCCCTCTATACACTGTGTTTATTTCTTCCAGGTTAACCAATTTTTTTTAGAGAAAGATCGATGGGTTGGTGAAGAGGAGGAATTATTTAATGGTAAATCGGATCGGTAATACCACCTAATATATATGAGTATTCTAAAGGTATATGTTAGACATGATTGATGTTAAACCATTAGAATGTGTATGCCCTcgttgcaatgcacatacaattagTTAGTGTTTCATTTTTTCGAAAAGAAGGCTGAGACCACCGGACTCTTCATCGAAcgatgcacacaaccatctttCTTATAGTATCAATGGTGCCTAAAAAACAAATACATTGATCAACCGACCTCTTCCTAGTGACCTCCGTCGCTACACCTGATATCTCCTTTTTATTGATCCAGTATTGGAACAGAAAAGAGTATCCCACACCTATTTCTTCAGAGGTGACCCTGGATTATCGAACCCACGAGAAGAAGATTCCCTTGACgcgatggtctctagcaagcttcCATCAAAGTCTCAAATCCAGCTTTTGACTGGATCAACAAGcaaatagtgattcaaacacttataataaaaagaggTATGGGTATGAGGTCTTATGCTTGCAACCTTGTATTTGCGATGAGACCAGATATGATATTAGTTTCTGCACTGGAAGTCacccatcgagatgtgcttgttacaaatcgaagtgggggatgtgtccaaataataTCTTGACCAGCAcgagtcctgcatcaagaatcagttgtcctacCGCAGGTCCTATCCGTCGCACGGGGTTACCTCGATAATTAAGATAATGAAATCAGACAAGAGCTTTGGgaatttaatgactacacctcatttCTCCCCAAGGACatgatccatgttaccctactAAACCTTACCGTCACCGGTGTTCAGTATAACACTTCATGGTCTCCTTGCTCCGAGCCTCACCGTtgctcgatctccatgatcctAGGTACCTCTAGGGATGAAGATCACGAACAAGAGACATTTTCAcggaacaattttatttcacacatatggGATGTTATATCAAAGTCTTCCATCGATCCCATCAACAAATACCTCGGGTTGCAAGACTtatgcctcaacccataccttaccgaactactcacacGTGGAGATCAGATCGCGGGAAGAAAAACAATGAAGAACACATCTTGAGATTGATTGATTGCAATAAGTTTTACAATGGATGCCTAGTGCGATGCACTATTACAAGTATGAATGGGATGGATGAGCActatggtggtggtggagatggcaAATGGAGATggcggcgactagggtttgcaaatgaggatgatgatgaagaggttCTAGCTTCTGTGCTCCGTGCTCGTCTCTCTGTTCACATTTTGACGGGGTCCCTTTAACGAAAGTTGTTGGGTTGGACGATCTGCCTCGGAATCCACACCATATGGAACACCGTCTTTTCTGCTGTTCCCGCGTAGATGTCTCCTGGTGATTCCTTCCTCGCCCATTCTTCTTCCATTTTCATTTCCACACATGATTTCTTCCCTTTTTAGCCCATTTCCCgtggaaacacatcaaagagaggatttgtggaatcctttgcattcattagtcattagtaccAATATCGGAGCGAATATCTCTTTTTAATTGAAATATCTCGGTTTAAACAAAGgtgaaatgagtgtaaaaatatcactcatcaacaCCTGCTAGCTTAATGACGTGCCCTGACCTCGCACCAACACACACCATCTAAACTGGTGGCCTCGCCAAGCCACCCCACTGGGAGTCGAAAGCAACAATCGATCTAGCAGACCCTCAACGCGCATCGCATGCGCACACTCTAGAATCCGCCGCCACCAACTTTCGTCGTCCCATCTTCAGGAGGGATCAACACATTGACCTTGTCGGGCCCTAACTGTCgtcaacgccaccatgacgccagacatcGCCACCACCCTGTGTGCGTTCATCCACATGCGTCTCCCCCCGAGACTCCACTGTGCCACGCCGCCGAGACCTGCCGCCGTTGGTGCGGTAGATAAAACACCTCTCTACCTCTTGGCCTCTCTAGCCAGCacctgctccaaaacgatgcccttaGGAGGGAAAATGGCACCAAAGGCGTTGAGATCATCCAATCTAGGAGACCCAGACCTAGAGTTTCCCTTGGAGCATCCCGAGCGAGGTGATGTTGATCACAACGACGATGTCTCGACAAGGAAATGACTTAAAAGACGCCGTCATGACCGAAGTCGGAACGATTTTCACCGGCATTCGCGCCACCCGATTCCGCAGCTGACTGGATCCACGCAGAGCCTCGTCGTGAAGACACATGCACGCGCCGGAACGCCGACCGAGTTCCGTCAACCGCCCTCACCAATCCCTCCATGCGTCTCCAGCCAGCCAAGGGCCACACTGCGATGGATTTGGGCAGGGATCAGATCCACAACCGCCGCCACCAACCATCGCCTAAGAGCACGCCGGAGACCGATCACGCTGACCCACCAGCCATAGAGGCGAACGTCATAGCTGCTCGACCAGGGAACTCTACCTTGGCCGCCGCACTCGGTCCaacgaccacctcccgcctccccGTATAGGATTCCCCGTCGATGGCCCATGGGCACCTCAGcgacctgagagagagagagagagagagagagagagagagagagagagagagagagagagagagagagagagagagagatcgggaggaggagggtggcggcggccggcTAGTTTGCGAGAGGAGGGGGGCTTAGTGTTTCATAGCAATGGAGATACTCGATTCATAAGGATTGTATCTATATATTGACCTAATTTTCAAGGATTCTTACATCATGTGAGACCTTGTGTAATTTTCATAAGGATTGAAATGCGCATCAAACCTTCTAATTTTCCTATTTCTATCATCAAGAGATCCTGAAAACCCAATAAGCCATCTCAAGGTTTTAAACGGCCAATTCTCTGATTATTATTTTCACAATTTTCTTTTGCCGGTTATTACACCGTACCAAAAATCCAAGGGCAGTGCTGGCGAGCACTCCAAGCCCTAGCTATAAACACTCCCGAAAGCCCCCCCATCCTACCCTCTCCGTTCACCGCgcgaggcagcggcagcagcagcagcttcccCCCCAAAGCCAGCCAGCCAAATTCCCCTACCCACACAACTCCACTCCCCAGTAAGCTTCGCCTCCTCTGCTCCAATAATTCCTTCTACTCACATATATCGAAATCAAATCGAATCGAATCCTCTCGTCCCCCCAACTACTACTGCTGCTAATCTTATACTGTTTCTCTCTCGCATCATGCCGCGCTTTTCAATTTCCCTAGGTTTTTTCCGGGTCAAAGGTACCGATTTTCGATCCCCCGCCGTCAGATCCGTACAACGCGTGTTCGATTTGTATCTTCCACTGTGAATCCGTGCGGTTTTATGCGGGATTTCGCGGGCGATACCTGATGGTTTGGGGATTTTCGTTTCtgtctagggttagggttttgggaTGTCGGATCGGCAGCcgtcggaggagccggaggagcagGTGGACCTGGAGGGAGACGACGACGTCATGGACGACGAGGAAGggtaccgccgccgccgccacggtggCGAGGACTCTGATGAACCGgaggaggagcccgaggagcctCAAATCGAGGTTGAGGGCGATGGCGATGGAGATGGCCGGGAGGAGGACGCCGGTATGGCCGTTGCGAGTGATGAACCTGCCGCAGGAAGTGGTGACGAGATGGAGAAGGGTGATGGGCCTGAGgacgaagaagagaagatgaagTGGGACGAGCTCCTCGCACTACCCCCGCAGGGCTCGGAGGTATTTGTCGGGGGCCTCCCCCGAGACACCACCGAGGAGGACCTCCGCGAGCTATGCGAGCCATTGGGCGAAATCTTTGAGGTGCTGAAAGCTCACAGCCTTCTCATATTGGTTATTTGCTTAGTAAAATAGAATGTGTTATGTGATGGGTGCAATTGTTTAACAGGTGAGGTTGATGAAGGATAAGGAAACAAAGGAAAACAAAGGATTTGCATTTGTCACATTTACTGCCAAGGACGTGGCGCAGCGTGCTATTGAAGAACTGCATGACAAGGACCACAAGGTAGTGTGTGTTATCTTTGCAGGATACTGTGGATAACAGTGATTTCTGATCCATAACAATGGATACTTCTGTGCAGGGGAGAACACTGCGATGCTCATTGTCCCAGGCCAAGCACAGGTTATTTGTTGGCAATGTACCCAAAGGGTTGAGTGAGGACGAGCTGACAAGCATAATCAAAGGGAAGGGGCCAGGGGTCGTGAATATTGAGATGTTCAAGGTGCGGTTGTAATCTGTTCTTGTTTTGTGGTAGGGAGGTTCCAGATTTGCTAATAGAAACTGCCTTGCAGGATTTGCATGATCCAAGCCGTAACCGTGGGTTCCTCTTCGTTGAGTACTATAACCATGCTTGCGCAGACTATGCCAGGCAGAAATTGTCATCACCAGACTTTAAGGTTGATGGAAGCCAGTTGACTGTTAGCTGGGCTGAACCTAAgggttcatcatcgtcatcatcagatTCTTCTTCATCTGCTGCTCAGGTAGACACTGCATGAAAAATTGAACTCTTAAGCATAGCATTGTATTTCAATGTACGTTGTGTAGTACTACAATCTGAAGCAGCGATCCTTATCAAGACCTGCTTATATTGATAGTTGGATGAATGACTAATTTAGTGACAGAAGTACCTTGCTTGTGTTTTTATGCTGCTATTTACGAGACACAAACAGAAGCCGCTTACAGTGGGACTATGGGAGCATGGCTTATTTGGATCTTAATTTTAACATTCTTACCATACCATTTTTCACATTAAGGTTTACTGGAGCATAATTTTCCAAACAGATAGTATATTAGACGCGACTGATGTTTCCTGGTTCTTTTTGTCGCTTACAATAGCTATTTAAGTATTGTGCATTAGATTTGAATAATCCTTGTTCATAATAAATTGTGCACAGAAAAAGAAAGTCATAACTGCAGTCTGACTTCATCTTCTGTACATCATGTCAGGGATCAGATACGCAGCaacttttttttttttgcagcATATGCAAGAAGTTGTTGATTGCACTAACATAATATCCTGACTTTGAAGCCATTTTTTAATTTACATCAGCCCAGCCTTTGCAAACTCCATTCTGTGATGGACGAAATATGCACTCTATTTAAGGCTGTATTgtcttgtttttttttgttttcatacCTATAATTTACATCCAGATTACTACATCTGATTTTGTTCAAGTCTGCTGAACATCTGTGACACTTATTTTCTTCACAGGTGAAGACTATATATGTGAAGAACCTGCCGGAGAATGTTTCTAAAGAGAAAGTTAAGGATCTCTTTGAAGTTCATGGAGAGGTCACAAAAATTGTTTTACCGCCTGCTAAGGCCGGGCATAAGAGGGATTTTGGGTTTGTTCACTTCGCTGAAAGATCAAGTGCACTGAAGGCAGTTAAAGGAAGTGAAAAATACGAAATTGATGGTAATTTTTATCTTGTCATTTCATTATCAAATGAAATTTAGTGTTGTAGCTTTAAGTTTGTCTTCTTGTTGGATTCTGTTGACATGAATGAATGTAATGATTATGTGGGAGTACTAACAGTTCATGAGGAATTAGTTGGTTTTAGATCTCAAGGAATATCTATTGTGGTAAAATTAGATTTGTTCCAGCATGAACTGCTACACCTGAAAAATTGTTCAAGCAGTACCATGGTTAATTGGTGGCTGTCTGAAATACAGGGCAAGTGCTCGAAGTTTCCATGGCCAAACCTTTGAGTGATAAAAAGCCTGACCACTCGTTCAAGCCTGGAGGAGCTCCTAGCTATCCTCTTCCACCTTATGGTGGCTACATGGGAGACCC
This genomic window contains:
- the LOC123156787 gene encoding heterogeneous nuclear ribonucleoprotein Q, with product MSDRQPSEEPEEQVDLEGDDDVMDDEEGYRRRRHGGEDSDEPEEEPEEPQIEVEGDGDGDGREEDAGMAVASDEPAAGSGDEMEKGDGPEDEEEKMKWDELLALPPQGSEVFVGGLPRDTTEEDLRELCEPLGEIFEVRLMKDKETKENKGFAFVTFTAKDVAQRAIEELHDKDHKGRTLRCSLSQAKHRLFVGNVPKGLSEDELTSIIKGKGPGVVNIEMFKDLHDPSRNRGFLFVEYYNHACADYARQKLSSPDFKVDGSQLTVSWAEPKGSSSSSSDSSSSAAQVKTIYVKNLPENVSKEKVKDLFEVHGEVTKIVLPPAKAGHKRDFGFVHFAERSSALKAVKGSEKYEIDGQVLEVSMAKPLSDKKPDHSFKPGGAPSYPLPPYGGYMGDPYGAYGGGPGFNQPMIYGRGPAPAGMRMVPMVLPDGRLGYVLQQPGGMPPPPPPRRGDRRDGGGRGGEGSHRRYRPY